The Cryptomeria japonica chromosome 2, Sugi_1.0, whole genome shotgun sequence region AATGGAGGATGTGTTGAATAATGTTGCGGATGGTTTTGGAATCTGTTTGGCACGAGAATATTACATCATTTGGAAGAAGGGGTGTGAGGTATCAAATACCTGCTCATCTTCTTGGTGAACCTAGCGAAGCTAACAAAATTTAGAATAGCTATTGAGAAGGGTGTTCTCTTTCTGAAGAGGATTTTGGGGTTGGTCTTGGAGGAGGGGTTGGGATATCTCCAAGATTTCATAAAGGAGGAGGAAAACATGGTGGAAATGAATGAAGGAGAGGTGTTGGTAATAGTATACAAGGTTAGCATATAGCATTGGAACAAATGCATATTTTAATGcgttttattgataaaaaaataaaaaaattacagttTTATTTTCTTTTGGCATCTTAAAGATAATACTTTTGATTTATCTGTGATAAAtgttataataattttaattactTGTTAATGTTTATATCATTTAACCTTTTTTTAGAAATTTAAAAGAACAAATATCAGTAAAAGAATTCTAATATAAaagttaattttaaaaaattatcttaAATAATTTTAGCtttaatttgaaatattttaaattcaattgaaaataaaattaagaaaagagaaggaaacaaGAGTGTAAAACAAATTATTTAAAACTAACATAagaatatattatttaataaaaacAAATATAATTGTACAAATATGAAGATGCATCTCCTCAAGAAATATTTATTCACAAATCTTAAGGAGAAGTATATAAATATGAACTATTGTAGGAAGTATTGAAAATATTCTACTATGATATTCTACAATCTTTAACAAAAAGCTAAAGTTATTCAAGGGAAAGAAAAAACTTTGGAATTGTTGGTCTACAAGTTCGACTATATTAATCAATTTTACAAAAGATGCCTAAATAAAATATGAAACTATTCTTGTAAAAAGATCTAATTTTGCCACACATTCTCTAACCTAACTGTAGATAAAAATGAAGATTACTTTGTTTAAAAGGCTTTCAATTATGAGGAGATGATCTATTCACGAACTTTATTCAAATTCAATCGACCAAGGAATTTGGTGTTGAGGTTGCCTAGATAGAGGTATTCTCCCACCTCCATGGCAGATGTCACAAATGATATAACCTTTCCATTTGAATCATCAAAACTTTTGATTATTTTACCATCTTCTCCAACCTTGACCACCATTGCCCAACCCTTTGAAAACCCAAACCACTCTATTATTGCTGGATATCTTGCAAATATATGTCTAAAAATGGGATAGTTGAACATAAATTGTAACTCTTTTATTCTCATctgcaaacattgaaagagaaagttggttttcaatttttaaattctaATTACTTGGAAAGTCAATAAAAGAAaggtattttcaatttttaaattctaATTACTTGGAAAGTCAATAAAAGAAAGGATGTTTAGATACCTTTAAGATAGCTACCCAAAATGACTGCCCATCTAAAGCAAGATTAATGTTGTCTGGACCTCCAGGCAAATTGTCCACAAGAACTTCTGTTTTTCCAGATTTCTCTCCTTTAATCCAATACTTGAGACACCTGAACCTGCTCACTTAAAAGAATTTACAAGTTAAAAATATACAAATTGAATCTTTAAAAACAAAGCTTAATTAACAATTACACCCTGAAGACTCCTACACAATCAGAGCTCCAATGATCTGTGGATTCATTCTTTAAGAATTGGGTTTTCTTGAAAAGAGCACACATAAGCTAACCCATCATCCCTCATGTAAGATTTTTTAAGTTACTGTACTGTAAACATCTATATTATTATGTCCTACTGGCTGTTAGCAACAGACATGCTGTAGCTTTTGAGAGTATGAAGTTCAAATTTCAAACAAACCTGTCCATCACTTCCTGACAGAGAACTAATGTGCTGGTTATACTCAAACTTCTTTACCATGGTATTTCATTTTAAGTGGAACATGGCCTTGTGCATGCGTATGTAAAACTTACTTCCATGTCTCACAGACAGCCACATAATCTTCAGATGCAGAAAGAGCTACTCCGTTTGCAAAGCCAAGGCCATCAAGCAGCACACTTGTCTTTTTAGTTGTTGGATCATATTTGAGAAGGCGGCCATAGGGTACTCCTTCTAGGCAGTCCCAAACCCAATTGGTATATGGAAACTTGGTGCTGGCGTCTGAGAAATATAAACTTCCATCGCTACCTTCTACAACTGCATCAACAAATCTGAAAAGACCAAATTATCAAACTTAGCACTTACCGTTTTACCCTTTCATTTCAAAAGTGACATTTTTATATGTAACCTTTGAACTTGATCAGTTTAAATGAAAACCCATAACAAACCTGATTTTTTCTCCTTCAATTTCAGAAGTTATAATAGAGACTTCCTCATCATGACTAACTTTGAGCAGGCCCTGCAGAGTAATGAATATGTTTCCTTATGTATTTTGATCAAACAGACATGGTGTCCCACATTATGCACAATTATGTGCTTAAGATGAAGGGATCGAAAATCATATATATCATATAAAATAGTTTAAAACTTAGAAGACAATTTTAGACAGAAAGAAAATACATGGATATCAATAACTGCTATAGCTAACTTGGTGCATGAAAATTAAAACTGTAATACTATTAATCTTACCCGGGCAGGATCACAAACAATAAGATGTCCACTCTTGGACACAGTGAGGCCTAGAGGACTTCCTCCCAAATTCTTCCATTCCTCCCATGATCCATTTGGATGCATTCGTTTAATCCACCCATCTTTAGTTGCAGTATAAATCAGTCCATTGCTGTCTACAGCTGAATCCTCTGGCCCGTCCAAGAAGCCTTCCCCTAATTTCTCAACAGTCTGAACACAAGGAATGGATTAATCTGAATATAAACCATTTAACTTGAAATTGGAATAAATAACATCAGCCCTCTAAGCAAAACAATGAATGGATTCACACAAAAGTGACAAAATGAGCAGATGCATCTAAGAAAATCGAACTCTCAAACTTCGAATGAAATCACAATAACTGCACACTTAATGGGTATAGACAGATTCAATCCATCAGagagaccaaaaaaaaaaaaaaatcagtttatcATATTAGTTAGGAATTTCTGAAAAAAATCAGTTTATCATATTAGTTAGGAATTCCTGGATAAAAAAATCAGTTTATCATATTAGTTATGAATTTGTGGATTCGATGTGTAAGAATTTTTTATCAACATATCCAGCCATATTCTATGATCCATCTATATAAATAGAAAAGAGAGTATAAATTTCTGAAAAAAATCAGTTTATCATATTAGTTAGGAATTTCTGGATAAATAAATCAGTTTATCATATTAGTTAGGAATTTCTGAACTCGATGTGTACGAATTTTTTACCAACATGTCCAACCATATTCCATGATCCATAATATATAAACAGAAAAGAGAATAATGATAAATCACAGACCCAAAACTTGATAGAAACAATTCTTAAAAATTCCAAACTAGTTTAAGATTCATTCCAGTCAATCTCTCACATAAAATTATTAACTTGCAAAGTATATTTACCTGTAAAACATTGTTCTTAGGAAAGGGGCCCTCACTTTTATATTCAGACAGATAAATGCTGGCACCGGGTGAAATTGGTGAATAGGCTATAATTTGCAGGAGCCATGCAATCAAACAGGCTGAAAGAACGGTAGCTACTGTTGATGGAGTGATCCAATCCATTCTCTCTCTTTTAGCTATCACATGTATGGAATCTTATGATGTATTATTTGCAGAACCAGATTACAGAAATTTTGTGAAGAGTGTCTAGTGCCTGTCCTTTTATGTGGAATTCAATATACTGCCAAGAGAAATGGTTTTAAATGGTTTATAGACGTCTTCTTAGTATGTAATAGCACACTGATGTGGTCCGCTGGCAGATTATGAGACGTTTGTGAGATCTGTGGAGATAAGGTTGTGGGTGTGGGGCCTCTCATCAATGTATACAGATTTGTTTTTGTTATATATGAAATGATAGCCATGTATTGAGGGATTTAGTTACTATACATTTAAGACATTTCCCTTTGAATAGCTCTGTTAGTGCCGTTAATAATAGGTTAGTTGTAAGTTCGGGAGTACATTTACGCCATTAAACTATGTTGGTCAATCATTTTACATTTACACCATTCAACCAGTATAGTACCACATATGCTGTCAGTGTTAATGTCTACAGAAAAAGCCTTTTTTATTGTATGTTTCCTGTCAATGAATAAATGGTCTTGACATTGTAAAATTAAATTGCTTGCGAAATCCATTGCCAAAACAAAATTGATCTGATTCTACTAATGATTCAACTAAGGTCGGGAATAGTGTAGGCAATGGAATTTATAcacattaattattattttttaaataaggtCGTTAAAACTGTGACCCAGTAGTTTGTTCGGAAATCAACAACTATTACGTGTTATTCAACATGCTACTTCATTTCATCATAGTTATTgacaattttttaatataattataatagttTCTTAATATTTGAAGGGCAAGTATATTGTATATAAAAAATTGTAATGATGAAATTGACGATAAGAAAGAAATAGTATAATTTTGGTAAAATAAGAAGTAGGATGGTAGATAGATGGCATACCCATAAATTGTATGTAATGATCACAATCATAAGATCTTTTATACTTGTTGGCTAAGGAGAAAGTGCCTCCAAGCTGAAATAACTTCTATATTAGAATAAGCAATTAAACTATCCAAATACACTAGTATGTACATATGAAACCAACAAAGAATGAAACCATAGGACAAATACTTGTTTATGCCAGCTTGATACATGGTTGTCCCACTTCTTTGAACATACTCTCACTCTCTTTGGTGTGGGTGGGGTGCAACAATCCCATCCATGTGAATTGTTGCCCTGCACACCCCATCCAGGCGGACCTAAAACCCATTTCGGAAACAGTCTGAAGTAGTCTAAGGAAAGGGGTTGTTTGTTCTTACTTCTTTTATGGAGAGTTCATCAGTTGCAAGTTAGGGATAGAGTCTAGTTTAAGGGGGTTTGGTAACTGGTAGGTGGAATACATGCTTCCATCTTTACCGGTACATCGCTCAGGAGATGGATCATGGATGCATTGCGCACTACACCCTGGGTCCTATCCATATCCTCGTCTTTTGCACCAACAGCGAAGAGCGCAACTAGGGCATAATCTAGGGAGTTGGGGTGGAAGACTAGGTGCATCCCATACTACACAGGGGTCCATCCTCTATCCCAAGGCTTGAGGGCTTTTAGAGAGTACCTAAGTCATGAACCTTCCGACCCAGTGGATTCCTACCGCCTATGTTTTGCAGGCCACCAACGAGGGGTATGTCCACCCAGGAAGATGTAGTTACCAACTCATACCACCTAGTGACCTTAGTGGTAGAGTCTCCTACCTTCTTTCGTTAATTCGATTGCACTTGGCAACGGCCACCCCCATGCTATAGGTGACGACTAGAATAACCCCTGATACTACGATTACCTCAGTTATCGTTGTCACACGGAAAGACAACTACCCGGGTAATCATTCCCATATCATGCCCGAGATAGCTATTATCAACTCCTCACCTCCATGTACCAAGTGAAGGCTAGCTAATCCCCACAGAATTCTAAGCATCGATCATTGGCACGGTCCAATGACTTCTTAGCCCAGCTCAATAACCCGATGGTTCACACGTAAGTCGTTTATAGCCTGACTAATTTTGGTTTACTATGGGAAATTAGACAAATATAGGGATAACTTTATCTTTAAGTGCTTAAGATAAGAACAACCACAACTCTATTAGtcaaatggatatatatatataatcaaattttcatatgCATATACTAGGTTTTATCCAGGCATTTTCATGTTCTAATCAGGTTTtgcatatgaatatatatacatacatatactaaTTGAAGTCAATATCACAAGATTTTAAGTCATGTTTAAAGCATGTCCTCCCATTCCCAAGGGCTACATATTAAGGGTGTTGGGCAACATTTGGTATCTTAGATCAAGAGCAGAGATTGATAGATTTCAAGCCCTAAAGACCATGTAAACAAGATCACATTAGTTGTGAATAAGCTTACTAGACAACATATATAAAGGCCACTTATAAAATCATTCTTGAAGGAGTTTAATTCCTGAGAAAGACATTTACACCAGTTCACTTTGACTACAAAATAAGGA contains the following coding sequences:
- the LOC131047127 gene encoding protein STRICTOSIDINE SYNTHASE-LIKE 5; this translates as MDWITPSTVATVLSACLIAWLLQIIAYSPISPGASIYLSEYKSEGPFPKNNVLQTVEKLGEGFLDGPEDSAVDSNGLIYTATKDGWIKRMHPNGSWEEWKNLGGSPLGLTVSKSGHLIVCDPARGLLKVSHDEEVSIITSEIEGEKIRFVDAVVEGSDGSLYFSDASTKFPYTNWVWDCLEGVPYGRLLKYDPTTKKTSVLLDGLGFANGVALSASEDYVAVCETWKFRCLKYWIKGEKSGKTEVLVDNLPGGPDNINLALDGQSFWVAILKMRIKELQFMFNYPIFRHIFARYPAIIEWFGFSKGWAMVVKVGEDGKIIKSFDDSNGKVISFVTSAMEVGEYLYLGNLNTKFLGRLNLNKVRE